The following are encoded in a window of Falco biarmicus isolate bFalBia1 chromosome 8, bFalBia1.pri, whole genome shotgun sequence genomic DNA:
- the EN1 gene encoding homeobox protein engrailed-1, which produces MEEPPEGHGHRDAAPGPASSGSGSDGESVPVSPSPAPASPAAPCPLPLPRRRPPPPPPPPPPPPHRTTNFFIDNILRPDFGCKKEPPAPAGGGGGGGSRERDGDRGQSSGRENVNPLLARPPNPPSLLCPDSNCRPDGSAPPPPPAAAAAKGSPAAAAAAAAASGAAKPPADGGETHPAKYGEHGSPAILLMGSNNGGPVIKPDSQQPLVWPAWVYCTRYSDRPSSGPRTRKLKKKKTEKEDKRPRTAFTAEQLQRLKAEFQANRYITEQRRQSLAQELSLNESQIKIWFQNKRAKIKKATGIKNGLALHLMAQGLYNHSTTTVQDKEESE; this is translated from the exons ATGGAAGAGCCGCCGGAGGGGCACGGCCACCGAGACGCGGCGCCCGGCCCGGCGagcagcggcagcggcagcgATGGCGAGAGCGTGCCCgtgtcccccagccccgcgcccgcctcccccgccgcgccctgccccctgcccctgccccgccgccgccccccgccgcccccgccgccgccgccgccgccgccccacCGCACCACCAACTTTTTCATCGACAACATCCTAAGGCCGGACTTCGGCTGCAAGAAGGAGCCGCCCGCGCCGGCCggcggcggaggaggaggaggcagccggGAGCGGGACGGAGACCGGGGGCAGAGCTCAGGTAGAGAAAACGTCAACCCGCTGCTGGCCCGGCCGCCCAACCCgccctccctcctctgcccgGACTCGAACTGCCGTCCCGAcggctccgcgccgccgccgccgcccgccgccgccgccgccaaaggcagccccgccgcggcggcagcggcggcggcggcgtcGGGGGCGGCGAAGCCCCCCGCCGACGGGGGCGAGACTCACCCGGCGAAGTACGGGGAGCACGGCAGCCCCGCCATCCTCCTCATGGGCTCTAATAATGGAGGACCTGTTATAAAGCCCGACTCGCAACAGCCGCTGGTGTGGCCTGCCTGGGTCTACTGCACTAGGTATTCAGACAGACCGTCCTCGG GCCCCCGCACCAGGaagctgaagaagaagaagacgGAGAAGGAGGACAAGCGGCCGCGGACGGCGTTCACGGCCGAGCAGCTGCAGCGGCTGAAGGCGGAGTTCCAGGCGAACCGGTACATCACGGAGCAGCGGCGGCAGAGCCTGGCCCAGGAGCTCAGCCTCAACGAGTCCCAGATCAAGATCTGGTTCCAGAACAAACGAGCCAAGATCAAGAAGGCGACGGGCATCAAGAACGGGCTGGCGCTGCACCTCATGGCCCAGGGACTCTACAACCACTCCACCACCACCGTGCAGGACAAAGAGGAGAGCGAGTGA